A window of the Bdellovibrio sp. ZAP7 genome harbors these coding sequences:
- a CDS encoding protein-disulfide reductase DsbD, whose product MKATMQNLFLIVSFLLLGLTSWAQTTASENDPLLVETQVLPYEWSPGQGGSLTFKLKLPENFHAYEDQFKVVIYEPDGFKVAPFKLEPVTKWYDKFSKRERTGLVGEGTLTAHIEAPTRFLKKHEKMKLELTYQACSDQFCLFPTTKTLEVPIITPMVEGGAQIQNMPTVHEKTNGFFDSSNFAKYLGSSMVAGLVFVFFAGIFTSFTPCIFPMIPITLAVLGNHAEQRSRLQNFFTSCVYVLGIATTYSLLGLAAATSGNVFGASLGNPYVLSVVCVIFLAMALSMYGLYDLQVPAFLRNRLGATKQKQSILGIYLTGLFAGIVASPCVGPVLVAILTYVASTKNMLYGFLFLFVYALGLGLIFIALGLSNQLVKKLPRSGPWMVWFKFILGTLMLSAFYYYLELLLPVRWFDGSLGLGLVILASVYGAFLPTKGGGGGPRQHIQKGIMQAVLIVGIGYIGLSVFDLRPYIRGRVMADNSINQIQTLNWQPYTDEALAKAVKEGRPVIIDFWAEWCAACHELAENTFTDPRVRAMGGNFVLLKYDATKESAALKVLKKKYNIQGLPTVIFYNAKGVWIDGLTLTQFENAEKFLQRMEKASK is encoded by the coding sequence ATGAAAGCAACAATGCAGAACCTTTTCCTTATCGTTTCTTTCCTGCTCTTGGGACTTACGTCCTGGGCACAGACAACTGCTTCTGAGAACGACCCACTTTTGGTCGAGACTCAGGTCCTTCCCTATGAGTGGAGTCCCGGCCAGGGAGGTTCCCTCACTTTCAAATTAAAGCTTCCTGAGAACTTCCACGCTTACGAGGATCAATTCAAAGTAGTTATCTATGAACCAGATGGATTCAAAGTGGCGCCATTTAAATTGGAGCCCGTAACGAAGTGGTATGATAAATTCTCAAAACGCGAACGCACCGGTTTGGTGGGTGAAGGAACTCTGACCGCTCATATTGAAGCACCGACTCGCTTCTTAAAAAAACATGAAAAGATGAAACTGGAACTGACTTATCAAGCATGCTCCGATCAGTTCTGCCTGTTCCCGACGACGAAAACTTTGGAAGTGCCAATTATCACCCCGATGGTTGAGGGTGGAGCTCAGATTCAAAATATGCCAACCGTTCACGAAAAGACCAATGGCTTTTTCGACAGCAGCAATTTTGCTAAATACTTGGGTTCAAGTATGGTGGCGGGATTGGTCTTTGTTTTCTTTGCGGGAATTTTCACAAGCTTTACTCCGTGTATCTTCCCGATGATCCCAATTACTTTGGCGGTTTTGGGGAACCACGCCGAACAGCGTTCACGCTTACAAAACTTTTTCACATCCTGTGTGTACGTGTTGGGTATTGCCACGACCTACTCCCTTTTGGGATTAGCTGCTGCCACGAGTGGCAATGTGTTCGGGGCTTCTTTAGGCAACCCTTACGTACTTTCTGTTGTCTGTGTGATTTTCCTGGCAATGGCACTATCGATGTACGGCTTATATGACTTGCAAGTTCCCGCTTTCTTAAGAAATCGTCTGGGCGCAACAAAGCAAAAGCAAAGTATCTTGGGAATTTATCTGACGGGATTGTTTGCCGGTATCGTGGCAAGCCCCTGCGTGGGACCTGTCTTGGTCGCGATTCTGACCTATGTTGCTTCCACCAAAAACATGCTCTATGGGTTCTTGTTCTTGTTTGTCTATGCACTGGGCTTGGGTTTAATCTTTATCGCTTTAGGTCTTTCCAATCAGTTGGTTAAAAAACTTCCACGTTCCGGTCCCTGGATGGTTTGGTTCAAATTCATTCTTGGGACGTTGATGCTTTCTGCGTTCTATTACTACTTAGAGTTGTTACTTCCAGTGCGTTGGTTCGATGGCTCCCTGGGTTTAGGCTTAGTGATCCTGGCCAGCGTTTACGGAGCTTTCCTGCCGACAAAGGGTGGCGGCGGCGGCCCCCGTCAACATATCCAAAAAGGCATTATGCAGGCTGTTTTGATCGTGGGTATCGGCTATATTGGATTGTCTGTTTTTGATTTGCGCCCTTATATTCGTGGTCGTGTCATGGCTGATAACTCGATCAACCAAATTCAAACTTTGAATTGGCAACCGTATACGGATGAAGCTTTGGCAAAAGCCGTTAAGGAGGGGCGCCCTGTGATCATCGACTTCTGGGCTGAGTGGTGTGCTGCTTGTCACGAACTTGCAGAAAACACATTCACTGATCCACGGGTTCGCGCCATGGGTGGTAACTTCGTGCTATTAAAATACGACGCCACGAAAGAATCTGCTGCATTAAAGGTTCTAAAAAAGAAATACAACATTCAGGGATTACCAACGGTGATTTTCTATAATGCCAAAGGGGTATGGATCGATGGCCTGACATTGACCCAGTTCGAAAATGCAGAAAAGTTCCTGCAGAGAATGGAAAAAGCCAGTAAGTAA
- the motA gene encoding flagellar motor stator protein MotA, with product MGFVGILIVFATVFGGYIAGHGKMGVIIEAAGLEMVIIGGAAFGAYVIANPMKIVKMGIKLSIKAMTSKGPQKSDYVELLQMLFQLFQVFRKEGPQGIEKHIEEPEKSDIFKAYPSFMHNHHAVDFLCDTMKVTLSSELSPYDVDDLLDADIKGIHAEEHLAQHAVAAVAGGFPGLGIVAAVLGIVKTMGVLTAGTEVIGEYVAHALVGTMLGVFCAYGLIEPTATKMAADIEAEGRYLGCIKAALVALQRGAPPIVCVEYARRSIMPEERPTFNEVDKATKEIKKAA from the coding sequence ATGGGTTTTGTAGGTATATTGATAGTTTTCGCGACAGTTTTCGGGGGCTATATTGCCGGTCACGGTAAGATGGGCGTCATCATCGAAGCTGCGGGTCTTGAGATGGTTATCATCGGGGGAGCTGCCTTCGGTGCATACGTTATTGCCAACCCAATGAAAATCGTAAAGATGGGGATTAAACTTTCCATCAAAGCGATGACTTCCAAGGGTCCACAAAAGTCAGACTATGTTGAACTTTTGCAAATGCTTTTTCAACTTTTCCAAGTCTTCAGAAAAGAAGGTCCTCAAGGTATCGAGAAACATATCGAGGAACCGGAAAAGTCTGACATCTTTAAAGCGTACCCAAGCTTTATGCACAACCATCATGCCGTAGATTTTCTTTGCGACACGATGAAGGTGACATTGTCATCTGAACTTTCTCCTTATGACGTTGATGATCTTTTGGATGCGGATATCAAAGGTATCCATGCCGAAGAACATCTAGCACAACATGCCGTCGCCGCCGTCGCCGGTGGTTTCCCGGGACTAGGGATCGTTGCCGCCGTACTTGGTATCGTTAAGACCATGGGTGTCTTGACGGCAGGTACAGAGGTAATCGGTGAGTACGTTGCCCATGCCCTCGTGGGAACGATGTTAGGGGTTTTCTGTGCTTACGGTTTGATCGAGCCGACTGCAACTAAAATGGCAGCGGATATCGAAGCGGAAGGTCGTTACTTGGGTTGTATAAAAGCGGCACTGGTAGCTTTGCAACGTGGTGCTCCTCCGATCGTGTGTGTAGAGTACGCTCGTCGTTCGATCATGCCGGAAGAAAGACCGACATTTAACGAAGTCGACAAAGCTACAAAAGAAATCAAGAAAGCTGCGTAA